A genomic region of Devosia ginsengisoli contains the following coding sequences:
- a CDS encoding VpsF family polysaccharide biosynthesis protein (VpsF, distantly related to oligosaccharide ligases, is encoded next to the probable flippase VpsE.) translates to MTMVLFLLAAVAFTVRFVISPTVMDRLVAYTGEGGAFYEKVHFGSYLILLLLPVTLMARPFRLAGDEIAKFKALFWFIVTLLAIVVVLFLAKRAGASVFLVDTYVTAAAAGLIVLILGPTSRVAMGHFLLLLLILSAVIGIGEAALGKRLMPYDLDEVIFRPLGLSDHPLGLGALSAMAIGFVPLAHWRLWVRIAAIFVLFVGVAASGARFALLIAVAEILVLLLFLPWGGLNPRQTRQAKLIVFVPLLAGGVALIGLLASSGFLGRFGGTLFDENFFARVTVNQAFSLVSWKELLFGMPPADLLALVNKELNLPYIESAQVVIGLTFGIPMALVFLVAFLQILAKLLYRAPMAAWIGTGAIILAGLSNNSFSSKAPTIMILFVLLMAFGGGTASVAGRKT, encoded by the coding sequence ATGACGATGGTGCTGTTTCTGCTGGCGGCAGTTGCCTTTACCGTGCGCTTCGTCATCTCCCCCACGGTGATGGATAGGCTTGTCGCCTATACCGGCGAGGGCGGTGCCTTTTATGAAAAAGTGCATTTCGGCAGCTATCTGATCCTCCTGCTCCTGCCTGTCACGTTGATGGCGCGCCCGTTCCGGCTGGCCGGTGACGAGATTGCCAAGTTCAAGGCGCTGTTCTGGTTTATCGTTACCTTGCTCGCGATCGTGGTTGTTCTCTTCCTGGCCAAGCGTGCCGGCGCATCGGTGTTCCTGGTCGATACCTATGTGACTGCCGCCGCTGCCGGCCTCATTGTTCTGATTCTCGGACCGACCTCCCGGGTGGCCATGGGGCATTTTTTGCTCCTGCTGCTCATCCTCAGTGCCGTGATTGGCATTGGCGAGGCAGCCCTGGGTAAGCGTCTGATGCCCTACGACCTTGATGAGGTGATCTTCCGACCCTTGGGGCTCTCCGATCATCCGCTGGGGCTGGGCGCTCTCAGTGCCATGGCCATCGGCTTCGTGCCTCTGGCGCACTGGCGGCTCTGGGTGCGGATTGCGGCCATCTTCGTGCTGTTTGTGGGTGTTGCCGCCTCGGGCGCGCGCTTTGCGCTGCTCATCGCCGTGGCGGAAATCCTCGTCCTGCTTCTGTTCCTACCCTGGGGCGGCCTCAACCCACGGCAGACGCGGCAGGCCAAGCTGATCGTTTTCGTGCCGTTACTGGCGGGCGGCGTGGCACTGATCGGGCTGCTTGCCAGCAGCGGATTTCTCGGCCGGTTCGGCGGCACTCTTTTCGACGAGAACTTCTTCGCGCGCGTCACGGTCAATCAAGCTTTTTCGCTGGTAAGTTGGAAAGAGCTGCTGTTCGGCATGCCCCCCGCCGATCTACTGGCGCTGGTGAACAAGGAACTCAACCTTCCCTATATCGAAAGCGCGCAGGTGGTGATCGGCCTGACCTTCGGCATTCCCATGGCGTTGGTGTTTCTCGTGGCCTTTCTGCAAATCCTGGCCAAACTGCTGTACCGCGCGCCCATGGCGGCCTGGATCGGGACCGGCGCCATTAT